Within Streptomyces roseirectus, the genomic segment CGCGGTCAGGAACTCGCGCAGCGCGGCGACGTGCAGCACGGACGCGTCGACGACCTCGCCCGCGAGGACGGGGACGGACTCGCGCAGGACGGTCGTCGAACCGTCGGCGGCGGCCAGCTCGATCTTCAGCGAGCCGGCCTCGGAGATCACGGCGGACTTCTCGGTGGACCGGAAGTCGTTCTCGCCCATGGTCGCCACGTTCGTCTTGGACTCGGGGGTCCAGGCGCCCATGCGGTGCGGGTGGGTCTTGGCGTAGTTCTTGACCGAGGCGGGAGCGCGGCGGTCGGAGTTGCCCTCGCGCAGGACCGGGTTCACGGCGGAGCCCTTGACCTTGTCGTAGCGGGCCTGGATGTCCCGCTCCTCGTCGGTCTTCGGGTCGTCCGGGTAGTCCGGCAGCGCGTAGCCCTGGCCCTGCAGCTCGGCGATCGCGGCCTTCAGCTGCGGGATGGACGCCGAGATGTTCGGCAGCTTGATGATGTTCGCGGCCGGCGTCTTGGCCAGCTCGCCCAGCTCGGCGAGGGCGTCCGGGATGCGCTGGTCCTCGGACAGGTACTCCGGGAACACCGCGATGATGCGCCCGGCCAGCGAGATGTCCCGGGTCTCCACGGAGACGCCCGCCTGGCCGGCGTACGCCTCGACCACCGGCAGGAACGAATACGTCGCCAGGGCCGGGGCCTCGTCAGTGTGGGTGTAGATGATGGTCGAGTCAGTCACCGGGTGCTCCGCTCCACGTCTGCAACATTGCTCGACATCAAGATATCTCGTGATCGGACCGGCCTCGACAGGGGTCCGTACGGTCCCGCTGCTGCGGTATCACCAGCGACCCCGGCTGCAACGACACGTTCCGCGCCGGCGCCGGGATCCGGATCCCCTCCGCCCGGTACCGCTTGTGCAGCCGCTTGATGAACTCGTGCTTGATCCGGTACTGGTCGCTGAACTCGCCGACGCCGAGGATGACGGTGAACCCGATGCGGTTGTCGCCGAAGGTGTGGAAGCGGACGGCGGGCTCGTGGTCCGGTATCGCGCCGGTGATCTCCGTCATGACCTCCGCGATGACGTCCATGGTGACCTTCTCGACCTGGTCGAGGTCGCTGTCGTAGGCCACCCCGACCTGCACGAGGATCGTCAGCTGCTGTTCGGGCCGCATGAAGTTGGTCATGTTGGCCTTGGCGAGCTGCCCGTTGGGGATGACGATGAGGTTGTTGGACAGGGCGCGCACGGTCGTCTGACGCCAGTTGATGTCCTCGACGTACCCCTCCTCGCCGCTGCTCAGCTTGATGTAGTCACCGGGCTGGACGGTCTTGGAGGCGAGGATGTGGATGCCGGCGAAGAGGTTCGCGAGGGTGTCCTGGAGCGCCAGCGCGACGGCGAGACCACCGACGCCGAGGG encodes:
- a CDS encoding mechanosensitive ion channel family protein, coding for MLTRELTVHDAVVAGIAVASGLLVAFVSRSLLLWLAKHAKRTRWGGDDVMVAALRGVLPWAAVAGGVASAAAVLPLAKVWHRTANQAFTVVLIFVVTVSVARVVAGLMQTVTQSRPGVAGSATIFVNITRVLILAIGFLVMLQSLGISIAPMLTALGVGGLAVALALQDTLANLFAGIHILASKTVQPGDYIKLSSGEEGYVEDINWRQTTVRALSNNLIVIPNGQLAKANMTNFMRPEQQLTILVQVGVAYDSDLDQVEKVTMDVIAEVMTEITGAIPDHEPAVRFHTFGDNRIGFTVILGVGEFSDQYRIKHEFIKRLHKRYRAEGIRIPAPARNVSLQPGSLVIPQQRDRTDPCRGRSDHEIS